One window of Eisenibacter elegans DSM 3317 genomic DNA carries:
- a CDS encoding Do family serine endopeptidase encodes MRNLSSQWVPLVVVALLASTLTLAANYWLDSRQAAVVFWEAPAKEVDTKLVNSKGGATMGEDFREAAAQTTRSVVHIKATQVRTARQQQRDWNPFEEFFGEDFFRFRQGPGNNRPSQSSGSGVIVSKDGYIVTNNHVVADAAEIEVVLNNKQSYTARVVGTDPSTDLAVIKIEAADLPAILMGNSDVVEVGEWVLAVGNPFNLESTVTAGIVSAKGRNLNLLRDQAPIESFIQTDAAVNPGNSGGALVNTRGELIGINTAIATPTGTFAGYSFAVPVNLVKKVLKDLIEFGEVQRAYLGVYIREVDAALTREKNIDINQGVYVDSLVTNGSAAAAGIRKGDVITAVGDKEVRTVPELMEAVARYRPGEKTNIKVRRNKQEQTISVTFKNRSGGEEIVRKETAKPLQSLGADFEELDAAQKQKMRLSHGVRVRKLYEGKLRRDTNIQEGFVITEIGGKPIRNIAELEQVLSRTKGGILIEGYYPDQPTKYYYGIGLE; translated from the coding sequence ATGCGCAATTTATCATCTCAATGGGTCCCTTTGGTCGTAGTGGCACTTCTGGCCAGTACCTTGACCTTGGCAGCCAACTATTGGCTCGACAGTCGTCAGGCGGCTGTTGTTTTTTGGGAAGCTCCTGCCAAAGAAGTTGACACCAAGCTTGTCAATAGCAAAGGTGGTGCAACAATGGGCGAAGACTTTAGAGAGGCTGCCGCTCAGACCACCCGCTCCGTGGTACACATCAAGGCCACACAAGTGCGGACTGCCCGCCAACAACAACGTGATTGGAATCCCTTCGAAGAGTTTTTTGGGGAAGATTTTTTCCGGTTTCGCCAAGGCCCCGGCAATAACCGCCCCTCCCAATCTTCGGGCTCGGGAGTAATCGTAAGCAAAGACGGCTATATCGTTACCAATAACCACGTTGTGGCAGATGCCGCAGAGATAGAAGTGGTGTTGAACAATAAGCAGAGCTACACGGCTCGCGTGGTCGGTACAGATCCCTCCACAGACTTGGCCGTCATCAAGATAGAGGCCGCTGATCTGCCCGCAATCTTGATGGGCAACTCTGATGTGGTAGAAGTAGGAGAGTGGGTATTGGCTGTAGGCAACCCCTTCAACCTAGAATCTACCGTAACAGCAGGTATTGTAAGCGCCAAAGGCCGCAACCTGAACCTCCTCCGTGACCAAGCCCCAATAGAATCATTTATTCAAACAGACGCAGCAGTCAACCCCGGCAATAGCGGTGGCGCGTTGGTCAACACCCGTGGGGAGCTGATAGGCATCAACACAGCCATTGCGACACCGACAGGCACCTTTGCGGGCTACTCTTTTGCCGTGCCCGTCAACTTAGTCAAAAAGGTGCTCAAAGACCTCATTGAGTTTGGCGAAGTACAACGCGCCTACCTAGGGGTCTATATCCGAGAGGTAGACGCAGCCCTGACACGAGAGAAGAACATAGACATCAACCAAGGAGTGTATGTAGACAGCCTCGTAACCAATGGATCGGCCGCCGCCGCCGGTATCCGCAAAGGTGATGTGATTACGGCAGTAGGCGACAAAGAAGTACGTACTGTGCCTGAGTTGATGGAAGCCGTGGCTAGGTATCGCCCCGGTGAAAAAACCAATATCAAAGTACGCCGCAACAAACAGGAACAGACCATCTCTGTAACCTTCAAAAACCGTAGCGGAGGAGAGGAAATTGTCCGAAAAGAAACCGCCAAACCCCTACAAAGTCTTGGTGCTGATTTTGAGGAACTAGACGCTGCCCAAAAGCAAAAAATGCGCCTTAGCCACGGGGTTCGTGTACGTAAACTATACGAAGGCAAACTTCGCCGAGATACCAATATTCAAGAAGGCTTTGTCATCACAGAGATTGGCGGCAAACCTATCCGCAATATTGCTGAATTAGAGCAAGTGTTGAGCCGTACCAAAGGGGGTATTCTGATAGAAGGCTACTACCCCGATCAGCCCACCAAGTATTACTATGGTATCGGCCTAGAATAA
- a CDS encoding histidine kinase, with product MKNATIPLNYHEVFDRANLPQLIVQPSLMVTAANQAAIIQLGLKAGQTLWEYLQPADSKGVSELLSAEDCGDFGQKCWIGGNVRAFTWSRLDAQHWLLQLGVTQVEDQQWYQHIFNQMRTAAIVLDCHHGLQFYNDNGRRYLTAMLGTLPPVGQEVLSRFPPSESRLFKQQLVELEQSGQSYHRGVFRQPVLGQRNRYYEVETLLWPQEDGTNSVVFLIKFQAKHAEQEYMLRQTEAQLQALLDHTSEAIFSIDSKVKLVSHNATFAKLFENLMGEPPRIGMYLPRYLHRTERKRWKRFLAEVIHRKKGPKEMLIQMMNGRSVLREVKTHTIEEHLKSGKPQYVVFFLRDISLQKSSENLLRREELRLQSVFNSITEAICVINNNRRLTLFNREYEYFVEQALGIKPSQGMKVPPIGNSSPERSQWLTFENLVHQKGHYTYTCQITLTNNQPIWYEITGNSIQKDGSSIGKVYFIKNIQSQKEQEESQRLAANQKIVDTIRNARTRANALIIGEEKERARVAKELHDSVGQMLSLMRLQMSELQPFQQTLPTEVMQVMGKLQNTLNETIKEVRYISKNLMPAVLSDYGLHYALQQMPIELQQTTPVKLQTQIHCKNKGERFEPEIELAFYRIAQEAVNNALKHSQAKNIFVQLIEHDTYLELTIEDDGKGFDTTLFQKNPKGLGLKSMSDRAKAIDAEIFIDSHPGKGTFICVQIYENYRRN from the coding sequence ATGAAAAACGCTACCATACCGCTCAATTATCACGAGGTGTTTGACCGCGCCAACTTGCCTCAGCTGATTGTACAACCAAGCCTTATGGTTACGGCTGCCAATCAGGCGGCGATAATACAGCTAGGGCTGAAAGCAGGACAGACACTTTGGGAATATCTACAACCAGCTGACAGCAAGGGGGTTTCGGAGCTACTAAGTGCTGAAGACTGTGGGGATTTTGGGCAAAAATGTTGGATTGGAGGCAATGTGCGTGCTTTCACTTGGAGCCGGCTAGATGCGCAACACTGGCTCTTGCAGCTAGGAGTAACACAAGTAGAAGACCAACAGTGGTATCAACATATCTTCAACCAAATGCGTACGGCGGCGATTGTGTTAGATTGCCATCACGGCTTGCAGTTTTATAATGACAACGGTCGGCGCTACCTGACGGCTATGTTAGGTACACTGCCACCAGTAGGCCAAGAAGTGCTCTCGCGCTTTCCGCCAAGTGAGAGCAGGCTATTCAAGCAACAACTCGTCGAGCTAGAGCAGTCGGGGCAGAGCTACCATAGAGGTGTATTCCGACAGCCAGTCTTGGGGCAACGCAACCGCTACTATGAGGTAGAGACCTTGCTCTGGCCTCAAGAAGATGGCACTAATAGTGTCGTTTTTTTAATTAAGTTTCAAGCCAAACACGCCGAGCAGGAGTATATGTTGCGCCAAACTGAGGCCCAACTACAGGCCCTGCTTGACCATACCTCTGAGGCTATTTTTTCGATTGACTCTAAGGTCAAGCTTGTCTCTCATAACGCCACTTTTGCCAAGCTCTTCGAAAACCTGATGGGTGAGCCGCCACGTATCGGGATGTACCTCCCGCGCTACCTACATCGTACTGAGCGCAAGCGCTGGAAACGCTTTTTGGCAGAGGTTATCCACCGCAAGAAAGGGCCTAAGGAGATGTTGATCCAGATGATGAATGGCCGCTCAGTATTGCGTGAGGTCAAAACACATACCATCGAAGAGCATCTCAAAAGTGGGAAACCGCAGTATGTGGTGTTTTTTTTGAGAGATATCAGCCTACAAAAATCTTCTGAAAATCTCCTGCGCCGCGAAGAACTGCGCCTACAGTCAGTTTTTAACAGCATCACAGAGGCTATTTGTGTAATCAATAATAATCGCCGCCTGACGCTCTTCAATCGTGAATATGAGTATTTTGTAGAGCAGGCTCTAGGTATCAAGCCTTCGCAAGGGATGAAGGTTCCGCCCATTGGGAACAGCTCTCCAGAGCGTAGCCAGTGGCTGACTTTTGAGAACTTGGTTCATCAGAAGGGACACTATACCTATACTTGCCAAATTACGCTGACCAACAATCAACCCATTTGGTATGAAATCACAGGCAATAGCATTCAAAAAGATGGAAGCAGCATCGGCAAGGTCTATTTTATCAAAAATATTCAAAGCCAAAAAGAACAAGAAGAATCGCAACGGCTAGCTGCCAACCAAAAAATCGTGGATACCATCCGCAATGCCCGAACCCGAGCCAATGCACTCATCATTGGGGAGGAGAAAGAACGTGCCCGTGTGGCCAAAGAATTGCACGACAGTGTGGGGCAGATGCTCTCCCTGATGCGCCTACAAATGAGCGAGCTACAGCCATTCCAACAAACCCTTCCCACAGAAGTAATGCAGGTAATGGGGAAGCTGCAAAATACCCTCAATGAAACCATCAAGGAAGTACGCTACATCTCCAAAAACTTGATGCCAGCGGTATTGTCAGATTATGGCCTACACTATGCCCTCCAACAAATGCCCATAGAGCTCCAACAGACAACTCCCGTCAAGCTGCAAACCCAAATTCATTGTAAAAATAAAGGAGAACGCTTTGAGCCCGAAATTGAATTGGCTTTTTATCGTATTGCGCAAGAAGCTGTAAATAATGCGCTCAAACATTCTCAAGCCAAAAATATCTTCGTACAACTCATCGAACACGATACCTATCTCGAACTAACTATCGAAGATGACGGCAAGGGTTTTGACACTACCCTGTTTCAGAAAAACCCCAAAGGCCTAGGACTGAAGAGTATGAGCGACCGCGCCAAGGCCATTGATGCTGAAATTTTTATTGATAGTCATCCCGGCAAGGGTACCTTCATCTGTGTACAGATATACGAAAACTATCGACGCAATTGA